The genomic segment GACACTGGACCTGACTTGGGCTTTTggagcctcaaagcccaccctcagtgacgtacttcctccagcaaggccacatctactccaaaaaGGCTACACCTCCGATCCCTCTCAAGTTGTAcctgcaacaaatttacttacagtaccactccctgatgactaagcattcaaatatatgagcctgtaagggccatttttattcaaactaccacacacatGAATGTACCAACAcctgaatggataatgaaatattattcaaccattttttaaatagtgaaatTCTGGGACATGCTGCAACACATTGAACCTTGAAAACTTTTTATCAAGTAAAATaagccaaacacacaaaaaagacaaatatgctCCATCCAGCAAGGATTGCTTCTGGAAACCCAAAGAAAGGATAGACATATGTACAGAAAGGCTGGACTAGGTGGGCTATGCTCTCCGATGGAAGACATCTACTACCACAGCTTGGAAACAGCCCATTTGTTGTACACCGCATAAGCAGCAGGTTAGCTAGTCCTGGTGGGCAGTCTCTGTAGAGGAACAGTCTCAGATTGCAGTCATCCCAAAGGAGAAAGCTGGTTGCTAGTTTTTGGACACAGCCAGGACCAGAGAACAGCTTTGCCagttcccatgggtctgaggcaaaGCCATGTCAACAgaacacattcactcaggacttcatccactccCTCATAATATTACATGGTCTCTTTATGTAAAGAACCTCTAATGggatcagcaagatggctctgtgggtaaaggcacttgggaCTAAACATTAAGACCTGAGATctacacagtggaagaagaaaaccaactcccacaaggtaacctctgatctccacacatgcaccctggaacacatatacatacaaataaatatataaatgaaaatgtaatttaaagatTTCAAAAACACTAGGCAAGTGATATAGAATGTAGAAGAATTTACAAGGAACTGGGGAGAAGGCAGAGTGATGAGGCAATGACGTATTTCAGTTTGGGATGATGCAGGAGAGTGGTGGAGCTAGTCATGGCGCTCATCCAGAATCCCAGCCCTTtggaagctgagacaagaggaaACAGTTGTTGTGAATCATAGGCAGAGTGGAGCGCAGAATGAGACCCTTTCTGAACGAAAGGGAGTGGGTGGGGACAGTCAGCTGGCTAGGGGGTAAAAACGTCTGCCATGCAAGTGtaacaacctgaatttgatccctggaacccacagtgcaaggagagaaccaaatcctgaaagatgtcctctgacctccacatgcatgttatGGCGTATGTGTATGCttgtacaggcacacacacaaaataatgtacagaaaacaaagacaacagtgattgccagcagtggtggtgcatgcctttgaatcccagcactaggaaggaagaggcagggggacaACTTTTGGAGTTCTCGTGTATCATCATTTGgatcccaggatcaaactcaggttgtcaggtttggcagcaagtgcctttgtgAGTTGAGCCATCTCGTtgcccacacatatacacttttaacatcgtgagtgtgtgtgtgtgtgtgtgtgtgtgtgtttaaaacaaaaccttgtcgggcagtggtggcacatgcctttaatcccagcacttgggaggcagagccaggcagatctctgtgagtttgaggccagtctggtctacaaagtgagatccaggacaggcaccaaaacaacacagagaaaccctctctcgaaagaaaaaaaaaagaaagaaaaaggaaaaaaaccttaTTGtcttgctcaggctggcctccaacttgtggTAATCCTGTTACCTCAGTTTTTTgatggctgggattacaggtctgcaccatcatgcccaaatcttcaatattttttttaattattttttttattagttatatGTATGTTCctgtatgtgggtgtgcacacaagtgcaggtactcacagagatcagaggtGTAAGAtgcccttgggactggagttatagatgattgtgagccatctgatgtgagCACCaagtgaacttgggtcctctgatgACCAGTATATATGtgctgaactgctgagccatctccccagccctcctcagTATTTTCAAGACAGTATAACTGGAGAGCACTCCTTGGTGCAAAGATTCCATGTATTGTATCTTTCTCTACACCCAGGCTTTGTTGTGATGTGTGATCCAAGGGATGATTGATTGACCGCTAAGCATGAGATAGAGTCAGACATCAGCGCTCTCGACTCTAAATGGCTACCCCTGTCCCTGTGTCTCTGAGACCAGGAGGAACGCTCCAGTTGGATTACATAGTGCGTACAGTCCTGTGTGCACTGTTCCCAGCCAGTTGTTGCAATTTCAAGTACAGTGATTCCAGAGCCTCACTCGAAATAACACActtctcctttttgtttgtttccctcttACTTCAAAGACCTGAAgatgagatatttttaaagcGACTTTCTAGTGCTTACTTGGTGGAAAAGGACTACGATGCCCCCCTTTTCTACAgagaagaaggaaacaggaaattCCAGGAGAAGGACTATGCAGGTGCTGCAGTGCTGTACTCTAAGGTAACTTGCAACACGCATGCAGCCCCATGGCTGCACAGGCATGCTCTGCAGAAGTTAGAGTCCTGGTACCGAATTTCATAGTCagtgggggtttgttttgttttgttttaatcgaCATTTTGGATTGGATTTGGGGAGGAAATGATAGAATTCTGTTGTTGATTATATTCTCAAACAAAGGGTAGTTTATATATCCTGAATTTTGGAAGATTCTTCCTGTATTCCTTCAGACTCATAGTGGCCACAAGCATATTGGCCCTTTGCCCTGCTTTGCCGGGTGATAGTTCTCACTGAATTATATGCCATTTTTATCTGAAGAACTGATGAAAATTTTAGCTTAATAGTCCTAATTTAGTGAACAGCTAAATTTTTTTATAAGCaaatactttattatatatacatatatacaccttttttttttcccccagtttctcaaggcagggtttctctatgtagccaccagggctgttctggatctcgctctgtagaccaagctggcctcgaaatcatggagatccacctgcttctgcctcccgagagctgggattataggtgtgcgccaccaccaccacccagcaacagCTAGATTTTTAACTAGCCACATGCTGGCTTACAACCATAATAActtaagctgagcatggtggcacttgcctttaattccagtgctcaggaagcagagtcaagtggatctctatgagtccaaGGCTGgcatgatctacatagcaagctccaggccagccttggctatgtagtgagaccatATCTTGATaaagtcaaaaaagaaaacaagtggaTTTGCCATAGCCCAACCAAACTAGGTTTCgttggttgttttactctttgggggcccaccactcagctcccaaataaatgcagagattttttttcttacttatgaatgcctggccatagcttggcttgtttccagccagcttttttttttttttaattatttttttccagccatcttttcttaatttaaattatcccatctaccttttgactctggacttttacctttctctattctatatacctttctttacttcttactccgtggcatgatgtgtagctgggtggctgacccctgacaccctcctctcttccttttactCCCCATCtgcttttcccagatttctcctcccatttattctctctgcctacagccctgcctatcctttctactgcctaactattggccatttagctcttgattagaccaatcaggtgttttaggcaggaaaagtaacacagcttcatggagttaaaacaaatgcaacataaaagaatgcaacacatctttgcatcattaaaacaaatgttccacagcataaacaaatgtaacatatcttcaactaatattccacaacagttggTCATCAGTtaacatattttgttttgtctttttgttgttgttgctgttgttttgtttgtttgtttggttttggtttttttgttgagacagggtttctctgtgtagccctggctgtcctggaactctctttatagaccaggctggcctcaaactcacagagatcttcttgaGAGTGCAATCACTGCCTGGTCCATTAGTTAACATATTACTATTAGTGGCAGTCAGTAGATACTTTACATTACACTAACTATGAccaagctattttttttaattattattttatgtatatgggtttttgcctacatgtatggtctgtgtaccacatgcgtgctttgtgcctgaggaggccagaagagggtatcaaatctcctgggactagagttacagactgctatgagccactatgtgggttcagagaatcaaacccatgtcctctggaagtgcagccagtgtgctttactgctgagccatctctccagtcccaccgaGCTAGATTTTGAAGCAAAGTCATGGCTTTTAATTCTTATTGACCTGTTTCCATGGTGCCCTGAGAAAATTCTTTCTATTGCTTTTTCAGAGATttctttttcaaggcagggtttctctgtgtagttttggtgcctgtcctggatctcgcttctgtagcccaggctggcctcgaactcacagagatccacctggctctgcctcccgagtgctgggattaaaggcgtgcgccaccaccgcccggctgtgtcaGACTCTTGATCTGTGATCTTATACAGTAAGAGAATGGGGTGAGCTTCGCATGTTGGCATACTCCTGTAATCCAGGtttcagggaggaaggaagatcaaGAGATGAAGGCCGGTCTTAGCTTtgtaacaagtttgaggctagctgaGCTGTCGAAGAACCTGTCTTAAGAGGGAGAAAAGAGTGTAAGCAGGTGAGAGTGAAGTGTAGCTCCTTGGTACacgtttgcctagcatgcatgaagcccaaggtctgattcccagcactggaacTGGGGGTGTTGTAGCCCTTCTGCACCTTTAAAAAGTCAatattcagggctggagagatggctcagtggctaagagcattggcagctcttccagaggtcctaagttcaattcccagcaactacatggtggctcacaaccatctatagtgcgatctgatggcctcttctggcctgcaggtgtacatgcagatagagcaccatatatataaaataaataaaccttaatacattatttttttaaaaagtcaatattCAACACTTGGAATTAATTTTCCAAAAACTATCAAAGCTACAACAGCCACTCGGCAAACATAAAAGCCCTACTTTGTAGTGGTGTAATAAAGTATTTGCCTTCAGTTTTATGCCTTTACATCCTAAACATGATCCCATGGAAAATTGTTCAAGGAAAACAGGCAAGCTAAgaaaggaggagctggagagatgctcagagcttgagagcacttgctcttaCAGAGACCATGGCATATGGTGGTTCACCCCACCTCAGGGGTCCAagaccctctctggcctccacaggcacccacactcacacatgcacataattctaaaaataaaataaaactttaaaaatgaactcTAGAACGATTTTgacatcagcctgggctacatgagaccctgtctccagaaggAAAAGATGAAGGTTTGCTGGATGCAGAGGGAGAAGCGCTTCCTGTTTCACGAAGCTGGCATTTTGGTGATTATGGTACTTTGTAATTTTATAGAGAGctgctattttctttcttttaaagtaatGCTTGTTGTTTTTGTCTGTAAAAGTAATAAGTGTTACTTTGGAAAATATAGAGAAgtataaagagtaaaaaaaaaagtcataaccaGCGATAAGTACTGTTAGCATTTCTGCCTATACCCAGGCAGGCAGCCTTTCTTATGTgagaatgtgtttttcttttataaaattgggaTAATGCTGCACTTACTGTTCTGTAACCTGCTCTTTCCCTTCAACAATTTATTGTACCCATTTTCTCATGGTATTAAATTTTCTGCTCTAAGTCATTTTCCATAGCTAACTCAGTGTTCTATTACAGAGAAGAAATGTACTTAATTTAACATCTAATATTGGCATATTATTTGGCATTATGATGCTATAATCTTCtctgtataaatatgtatgtacaaCTGATTTTTGTTTAGGATGAATTAGTAGAAGGGTAGAGTGCTGGGTCAGAGGGAGTGTTTTCAAGCCTTTGATGCTGAGGCTGGATTGTTCTCCAGGAAAGAACTAGTTAACATCTATTCTGACAGTATGAGAATGTTCGTTTCTCCATATCTTAAGCAACGCTGGTTAGTATTACATATTAATATTTTGTTAATTGAGGCTAGGAAATGTGTTCATatagttacattttaaaagttgCAGGAATATATAgtgtgctttctttttctgtcccctAGTCCAACCTCATTTCCATCCCCATAAGCTGGCCTTGTTAAGGATACTGTATATAAGGCAGATAGAAAGGGGAATAAAAACAGCCCAGCATAGTGGCAGTAACCTCCAGTTACTtgagaactgaggcaggaggatcatgactcCAGGAGCCAAGGCTAGTCTGGGCAGCatagtagcccaagctggcctcaaactcttatgCAGCTAAGCCTCATCCTCCTGCCGCCATTTGCCGTGTATTGGAATTAcatgtgtacaccaccatgcccagctcattcGTTTTTCAGTATACAAAAAGTGAGCTTCACTGTGACATCTTCACCGTGTATATAATGCATGTCATTGTGCCTGTTCATCCCTCACTGTCTTctatcctcttccttttcttcacttGTCCTGTCCCCTCAAGCATGGTGCTAGGAAACAAACATGGGTCTTCACGAATTCTAGGCAGGagttgtaccactgagctatattgcTAGCCCCTCTTCAGCTCTTTTAGATCCTAgtccttaaaaaataaagaaccagatggtggtagtgcatacctttaatcctaggactcaggagggagaggcaagtggacctctgaatttgaggccagcctgatctacatagtgagttccaggacagacagggctacacagagagaccctgctcaaaagaaaaaaaaaaaataggactggACTGGGCATGATTATCTCACCTGTAATTCCTgcccttaggaggtagaggcaggaggattgagaatttgagattggggctgaagagatggctcatcagttaaaaatATGTACTGCTCTTAAAGAGGACATGACTTGCTCCCAGTACcttcctgtagctccagctctaaCAGATCCTCAGACACTGCTCTCaagtgtatatgcatgcacatcatttttttttcttggtttttagagacagggattctctgtgtagtactggctgtcctggaactcactctgtagaccaggctggcctcaaactcacagagatccacctacctctgcctcctaagtgatgggattaaaggcatgcaccaccaacgcccgggTACAcataacttttttattattattttaagagctCTAGGTGGGCCAATGAGATTGCTCATTGTGTAGAGGCAGTTATGCAAAGACctgaatgacctgagttcaatttttaGATTCTGCAAGATAACAGAAGCAAACCAACCCCTgagaactgtcctctgacctcaatacATATGCCATGGTATGAGCgcaggtgcacacatgcacacacataaatgcagaaaatatagctgggcagtggtggtccatgcctttaagcccagcacatggcaggcagatctctgagttcaaggccagcttggtctattgATCgatttccagaacagccagggctacacagagaaaccctgtctcgaaaaacaaacaagcaaaatatacatatatacatatataatatatttttagaacTGAGGGCATAGATcagtggtgggttttgttttttgttttgttttgttttgtttttcgagagacccagtttggtgcctgtcctggatcttggctctgtaaaccagactggtctcccaactcacagagatccgcctggctctgcctcccaagtgctgggattaaaggcatgagccaccacccgCCCCGGCTAGATCAGTGTTATAATGCttacttagcatgcatgaagctctggctTTTAAACCTAGCACCCCACCCCAAACCATTTTCTATGTATTTCTAAATTGTATCACTAGTTAGCAGACTAGTTTGTACTACCACTAGCAACATGATGAGAGTGCCCGTTCTCCGCTCCCTCCTTTGTCAGGTAGGCTGCTCTTGGTCTCATTTTTCCTTGACAAATTGATGGGGAAAAATATTTccgctgacctagaactcacagagatctgcctgcctctgcctcccaagtggtgtacacctttaatcccagtgctagtctccatagtgagttccaggacagccaggactacatagagagaccttgtctcaaacaaaccaagaacAGAGTCGTTTGTGTGTCCCATAAGGACTGTTCATATCTTTTGCATATTTTATTGAATTATCAGTTGACTTGTTATTGACCTTTTGAAACGTGAAGTAAAAGTTAGCTCTTTGTTTAAAATATGTGTTTACATTTTGATGTTGCCTTGATTTGTTTGTATTGTGAAGGATACATACGTATATAAGATatgatatatattcacatatatatacatgtatgtatatatatatttataatactagaaatggaacccagagcttaccATATGGTAGGCGAGCACCTTGCTACTAAACTCTATCTCCAGCCTTTATGGACTCAAGTTTATTATCCTTTTATGATTtctagagttttgtttttgtgatttttctttttctttctttctctctctcttttttccccccttaatATTTTTGAGAATGGGTTTCACATGGCCAAGCATAGCCTCAAACTTTGTAGcagaagctggctttgaactgctgatcctccttcttccacttcccaagtgctgggattaaggcatgtgccaccatacccagcagcttctgggtttttattggaGTTAGAAAGGGATTCCTCCAACTTTACTTTGGACTCTTCATGGTTTCTTCCAGAGTTATTACTCATTTGTTACATTAAGAGTTTGGTCCATTTACACTggacctggtggcacaggcctgcaatcccagctacttgggaagttgaggctaTGAGATCATGAACTCAAGGTCTGTCTGAgtgacagagtgagttcaaggtcagtctagaCAAACTGGTAGATGTGGTAGAAACTATGTCTGATGCTACTGTATTCAGCGTTGAATCTTCATTTTCTCATTGATCTTCAGAGATTtgctaaaaggaaaaaatgagagagaagtaGCTGAAACAGAAaggttcagtatttttttttccaattacgTTAAGTCTTAGTAGTAGATTCCTCATTATCAGAAAAGATTAGAAATGCCACTTCCCATTTGTCCCTTTGACCAGCTCTTTGTTTTCCAGGGAGTGTCGCATTCAAGACCTAACACTGAGGGTATTTCACTGTGCTATGCCAATCGCTCTGCAGCCCTCTTCCATCTGAGTCAGTATGAAGTGAGTATTGAGTAACCtggggtcctgcctgtgtcttcagTGGAAGACGAGGTCCTATCTGTTTCTTCTGACTCATGTCACCTCCCACAGGTGACCATGAACAACAGTGTTAGTTGACAAGAAAAAGCTATGGCATTGTCCATAGGGATTGCCTGGATACAATAGGCCAGCACTTCTCAATGTCTAAATCAGCCAGATGTGTTGCTAATAGTACTTTAGATTCCAAGTGTGTCAAGGTATcagcttgttcatttgtttcttctgaATAAGCAGGGCATGAGGAcaggagggatggctcagtggttaagagcaccagctgctctcccagaggacctgggtttgattcctagcattcacatggtagctcatcgtgggctataactccatttccaagggatctgacatcctcttctggcctctgcaggtaccaggtgtcatgcaggcatgtggtgcacagacatacatgcaggcaaaacatacacacataaaatagcagtttaaaagaagaaattaaataagtaaGGAATGCTTAAGATTATCCctcttggccaggcagtggtggcgcatgcctttaatcccagcactcgggaggcagaggcaggcggatctctgtgagttcgaggccagcctgatctacagagcgagttccaggacagtctccaaagctatacagagaaaccctgtctcaaaaaacaaaaaacaaacaaacaaacaaaaagattatccctCTTCTTACAGCTCTTCTACAGTAAGCATGGAGAGTATGAAAGCGAAAGCCTTTCTTCTCAGCCCGTAATTGCTGCAGcaagaacagaaacaacagaggAGCATTGTGTCCTTGGAGCTTAAGTCGGGAACTGACAAAAGTCAGATCTGTTTTTGGAAGATACCCAAAGCCTCTGAAATGTGTAGTAGAAAGGCCTAAGGACAAGCTCTAAAATATCATCCCACCCATGTAGAAATTCTACATAAATGGAGTTACACACTGGAATTGAGGGCTGTTGGAGTAGTCACATGTTCACACTCGCTGCCCTTCACAGTAAACTAGAAGAGCAAAAATCTctctgggcatggtagtacacaactgtaatcctagcatggaCAAGGCATGCTATgtagctagcctgggctacatagttaatACTGTCCAATCAGAGCTGCTACTAACAACTGAAAAGCAACTGAAAAGCAAAAATCTAGTAATCTgcgattatatatacatatacatatatatatacatatacatatctattgttttgttttgttttgttttttaatggagtGTGCAAGATGCCTCTGATTTTGTTCAGATGGCTACAGAACCAGGAAAACCTGCTGCTGTTGCTATTAATTCATAACATACTGCTATGATTTGACTTCTACTATATCTGtaagtgtgtttatgtgtgtgtgtatatatatgtatatatacatatatatataattttaatttgggGAAGCTTTAGCTGTGCTGTCAGCTTTGGAAAACAGCATTCCAGTTTACCATGTTAAATTGGCATTGTACAGAAATCAACAGCCATATTGGTCTAGACACATTAAacttaatttttccatttatatAGAAGTAATACACTGTATTAAATATTCAGAGTCTTATCTACATGAGTTTGAtcatagaaaataacaaaatattctcTAAAGAAAAAAGATCCAAGAATctgactctggctgtcctggcactcactctgtagaccacactggtttcaaactcacagagatccactgtcctctgcctctagaatgctggaattaaaggtgttcaccgTCAAACCTGGCAAAGTCTACCTGGACTCcctttaattttttaagacttttttgctcttaaaaaaacagaactagggtgctggagagatggctcagaggttaagagcactgactgttcttccagaggtcctgagttcaattcccagcacccacttcctgTGTGCAAGgttacatggaggcagaatgttgtatacataataaaaaataaataaatcttgaagaaaaaaaaaaaccagaactaTTGAGCTGGTCTCGGTAAGACAGGCTtcttctttaatctcagcacttgggagacagagataggcgTGTGGGTttgtgccagcctggtctacatagagagttctgggccagccaaggctatagcaaaactttgtctcaaaacaaacaaacaaaaaaaccccagaacTGATTAATAAGAAAAATTAGATATAATACTCTCAACAAGTATTACTAGTCACTCAATGAAAAGGTCACACAGGTGCTGAAATCAGTCCCCAGcataaggaaggaaagaagaaaggaggagagggaagaggggaaggagagagagggagggagggagggcaggagggagggagggagggaggaagagaggaagagagaaaaaggaaagattagGAAGCAGAGCAGAGGATGTAAATTAAGGCCTAAGCTCTCGATCGGGACTGTCCACTTTGATGACCCTCTGCGTGCCTGTGGTTTTTCAGTTGTCAGTACACAGGAAAGAGTAGAAATCAAGAGTCATCCTGGAATTTCCCTTTGTTTTTAGGCGTGTCTTAAAGACATAGTGAGAGCAGGAATGCATGGGTATCCTGAAAGACTGCAACCCAAGATGATGCTGCGGAAGACAGAATGCCTGGTGAACCTGGGGAGACTACAGGAGGCGAAGCAGACCATCGCTGACCTTGAGAGCAGCCTCGCTGCCAAGCCAACCCTGGTACCTTCCTCTCATCAAATTCTGCAGAGGAGCCTCCATCATCTGAAAGTGAAGATCCAGGAGAAGGAGACTCTCCCAGAAACCTTCCCAGCAGCTCTCAGCAGAGCCTTTGAGGATATGGCCCTGGGGGAAGAGAACAGACAGATTTCTGGGGCATCCTGCTCTGTCAGCTTACACACAGACCCTTTGAAAGGCCGCCATCTAGTTGCCACAAAAGACATTCTCCCAGGAGAACTCCTGGTGAAGGAGGATGCTTTCGTAAGTGTCCTTAACCCAGGAGAAATGCCACCACGGCATCCTGGCCTAGAAAACAAGTGGGAGACCAGAGTTACCAATGGAGACCTCTGCTGTCACCGGTGTCTGAGGCACACTTTGGCCACAGTACCCTGTGGCGGCTGCAGTTATGCCAGGTACTGCAGCCAGGAATGTATGCAGAAGGCGTGGGAGTGTTACCACAGCACAGAGTGTCCTCTGGGGGCGCTGCTTCTCACGCTTGGGGTCTTCTGCCATGTGGCCCTGAGGATGACTcttttaagcagatttgaagatGTTGACGGAGTTGTCAGGGTGCTTTGTGGTGAGACTGGTAACCAGGACATCTGTTTACCTGGAAACAAGAATCTGGTCAAGACACTTGACTACACAAACCAGGGGGAGAGTGAAGAGAACTGCAAAAAGGGTGAACCCCCAGTTCCTGGGTGCAGTGCCAGTGGGAAGTATGAAAGTAATTATAATGCCGTCTTCAGCCTTTTGCCTCACACTGAGAAACACAGCCCGGAACACAAATTCATCTGTGCCGTCAGTGTCGCTGCGCTCTGCAGGCAGCTCAGAGCAGCCAGCTCGCAGACCCAGACCGTGCGCTTCAAGTCCTCCAGGGGGAGAGCCGTGACTCCAGGATTGTGTGCAGACGTGACTGTTTGGGGACTGGCCATGCTGCGA from the Peromyscus eremicus chromosome 8a, PerEre_H2_v1, whole genome shotgun sequence genome contains:
- the Smyd4 gene encoding SET and MYND domain-containing protein 4 isoform X1 — its product is MDLPVDEWKSYLLDKWALLPKAVQDTISTAETLSDIFRHSSSLLQPEDEIFLKRLSSAYLVEKDYDAPLFYREEGNRKFQEKDYAGAAVLYSKGVSHSRPNTEGISLCYANRSAALFHLSQYEACLKDIVRAGMHGYPERLQPKMMLRKTECLVNLGRLQEAKQTIADLESSLAAKPTLVPSSHQILQRSLHHLKVKIQEKETLPETFPAALSRAFEDMALGEENRQISGASCSVSLHTDPLKGRHLVATKDILPGELLVKEDAFVSVLNPGEMPPRHPGLENKWETRVTNGDLCCHRCLRHTLATVPCGGCSYARYCSQECMQKAWECYHSTECPLGALLLTLGVFCHVALRMTLLSRFEDVDGVVRVLCGETGNQDICLPGNKNLVKTLDYTNQGESEENCKKGEPPVPGCSASGKYESNYNAVFSLLPHTEKHSPEHKFICAVSVAALCRQLRAASSQTQTVRFKSSRGRAVTPGLCADVTVWGLAMLRHMLQLQCNAQAITSVWHTGSKESIITESRQVRLATGVFPVVSLLNHSCSPNTSVSFASTVATVRAAQHIRRGQEIVHCYGPHESRMGVAERRRKLSSQYFFDCSCPACHTETLRAAAEPRWEAFCCSTCRALMQGKDVLSCSNESCPESVSKDHLVSRLQDLQQQVCGAQKLLRNGKLEQAVQQLLGCREAAESFLSAEHTTVGEIEDGLGQAYAALGDWRKSAAHVQKSVRVVEARHGPSSVETGHELFKLAQVLFNGLAVPEALNTIRKAEKILLVHCGPESDEVQELREMKSCLLDLSFIPSG
- the Smyd4 gene encoding SET and MYND domain-containing protein 4 isoform X2; protein product: MHGYPERLQPKMMLRKTECLVNLGRLQEAKQTIADLESSLAAKPTLVPSSHQILQRSLHHLKVKIQEKETLPETFPAALSRAFEDMALGEENRQISGASCSVSLHTDPLKGRHLVATKDILPGELLVKEDAFVSVLNPGEMPPRHPGLENKWETRVTNGDLCCHRCLRHTLATVPCGGCSYARYCSQECMQKAWECYHSTECPLGALLLTLGVFCHVALRMTLLSRFEDVDGVVRVLCGETGNQDICLPGNKNLVKTLDYTNQGESEENCKKGEPPVPGCSASGKYESNYNAVFSLLPHTEKHSPEHKFICAVSVAALCRQLRAASSQTQTVRFKSSRGRAVTPGLCADVTVWGLAMLRHMLQLQCNAQAITSVWHTGSKESIITESRQVRLATGVFPVVSLLNHSCSPNTSVSFASTVATVRAAQHIRRGQEIVHCYGPHESRMGVAERRRKLSSQYFFDCSCPACHTETLRAAAEPRWEAFCCSTCRALMQGKDVLSCSNESCPESVSKDHLVSRLQDLQQQVCGAQKLLRNGKLEQAVQQLLGCREAAESFLSAEHTTVGEIEDGLGQAYAALGDWRKSAAHVQKSVRVVEARHGPSSVETGHELFKLAQVLFNGLAVPEALNTIRKAEKILLVHCGPESDEVQELREMKSCLLDLSFIPSG